The Methanobrevibacter sp. genome includes a region encoding these proteins:
- a CDS encoding Ada metal-binding domain-containing protein, producing MKINFKNFFMGFILILLLISALNIVSAYDIDLMEIEGGCISTGGGLEDKTYAIIYVGEEYSGADVLIQIFYSRDGSQLNPGNKVQKTVDDFGCIEVRSANAFKYFPDFAEINLYDSNGYLIDSRNETLLIDSGNQTFGDFDLSDYSSRGTVGSSSSGSTTTYHSGTSNSYVGNGNTGKFHAPGCDSVDKMKPSNKVYFSSRDEAINRGYSPCQRCYP from the coding sequence ATGAAAATTAATTTTAAAAATTTTTTTATGGGGTTTATTTTAATTTTACTTCTTATTTCTGCACTGAATATTGTTTCAGCTTATGATATTGATTTGATGGAAATTGAAGGAGGTTGTATTTCAACAGGGGGAGGATTAGAAGATAAAACTTATGCAATTATCTATGTCGGAGAAGAATATTCTGGTGCCGATGTTCTCATACAAATTTTTTATTCTCGAGATGGTTCTCAATTAAATCCTGGAAATAAGGTTCAAAAAACTGTTGATGATTTTGGTTGCATTGAAGTTCGAAGTGCAAATGCATTTAAATATTTCCCTGATTTTGCAGAAATTAATTTATATGATTCTAATGGTTATTTAATTGATTCACGAAATGAAACTTTATTAATTGATAGTGGAAATCAAACTTTTGGAGATTTTGATTTATCCGATTATTCATCAAGAGGAACTGTCGGATCATCAAGCAGTGGCAGTACAACCACTTACCATAGTGGTACTTCTAACAGTTATGTAGGAAATGGTAATACTGGAAAATTCCATGCTCCAGGCTGTGATAGTGTTGATAAGATGAAACCTTCAAATAAAGTTTATTTCTCAAGTCGTGATGAAGCGATAAATAGGGGTTATTCCCCTTGCCAACGTTGTTATCCTTGA
- a CDS encoding DUF2779 domain-containing protein, whose protein sequence is MNKVYLSKSKYCQCVQCEKIFWLSKYKPDEEAGEDKTVLFENGRKVGELAKGLFGDYEDIEFDINLSNMIEKTNELLPNKPNIITEASFTYDNNFCSVDILKNDEDGVEIYEVKSSTGIRPIYLDDASYQYYVLSNFGLNVKKVAIVHINNKYIKEGELDLSQLFTIKDITDIAKQKQNEIINNIDKINKFMDAHDEDNEPTKELGEYCFEPYHCDFWNYCTRDLPRPNVFDIKGMNTEEKFKKYNEGKISFEDLKDDDINPRYLEQIDFELNDRDPKIEKDAIKEFLDSLNYPLYFIDYEFCQHAIPQLEGTRAYQQIPFQYSLHIIREEGAPLEHREFLAQADDENIIRHFAESLIDDIRDNGSVIVYNKAAEAGRNKEIGRLYPDLKDEMGRINGNMVDLMIPFKNRNYYVKEMKGSHSLKYVLPALYPNCPELDYHNLPVVHQGGEAAEAFLKLSEKSKKEQEIIREGLLRYCELDSLAMVKIWEKFREVLQI, encoded by the coding sequence ATGAATAAAGTATATTTATCAAAATCCAAGTATTGTCAATGTGTGCAATGTGAAAAGATTTTTTGGTTAAGCAAATACAAACCGGATGAGGAAGCAGGTGAAGACAAGACAGTACTTTTTGAAAATGGAAGAAAAGTAGGGGAACTTGCAAAAGGATTGTTTGGAGATTATGAAGACATAGAATTTGACATAAATCTTTCTAATATGATAGAAAAGACAAATGAACTACTTCCAAACAAGCCAAATATAATCACAGAAGCTTCATTTACCTATGACAACAATTTCTGCAGTGTAGACATCCTTAAGAATGATGAGGATGGAGTGGAGATCTATGAAGTGAAAAGCTCCACAGGAATCAGGCCCATTTACCTGGATGATGCTTCTTATCAATATTATGTATTGTCAAATTTTGGTCTTAATGTGAAAAAGGTAGCTATTGTTCACATAAACAATAAATACATCAAAGAAGGGGAACTGGATTTAAGCCAATTGTTCACCATAAAGGACATAACAGATATTGCAAAGCAGAAACAGAATGAGATTATAAACAATATAGATAAGATCAATAAGTTCATGGACGCTCATGATGAAGACAATGAACCGACCAAAGAATTAGGAGAATATTGCTTTGAGCCATATCACTGTGATTTCTGGAACTATTGCACTAGAGACTTGCCAAGACCTAATGTCTTTGACATAAAGGGCATGAACACTGAAGAGAAGTTCAAGAAATACAATGAGGGAAAGATATCATTTGAAGACTTGAAGGATGATGACATCAACCCAAGATACTTGGAGCAGATAGATTTCGAGCTCAACGATAGAGATCCTAAGATAGAAAAAGATGCGATAAAGGAGTTTTTAGATTCTCTCAACTATCCGTTGTATTTCATTGACTATGAGTTCTGCCAGCATGCAATACCGCAACTTGAAGGAACAAGGGCATATCAGCAGATACCTTTCCAATACTCATTGCATATAATAAGAGAAGAGGGAGCCCCACTTGAACATAGGGAATTTCTGGCACAGGCAGATGATGAAAACATCATCAGACACTTTGCAGAAAGTCTAATAGATGATATAAGGGACAATGGTAGCGTAATTGTCTATAATAAGGCCGCTGAAGCCGGACGAAATAAGGAAATCGGAAGATTATATCCTGATTTGAAAGATGAAATGGGAAGAATCAATGGAAATATGGTTGATCTTATGATACCATTCAAGAACAGAAACTATTATGTGAAGGAAATGAAAGGATCCCATTCGTTGAAATATGTTCTTCCAGCATTATATCCGAATTGTCCTGAGCTTGATTACCATAACCTTCCTGTGGTGCATCAGGGAGGAGAGGCAGCAGAAGCATTTCTGAAATTAAGTGAAAAATCAAAAAAAGAGCAAGAGATAATTAGGGAAGGATTGCTTAGATATTGTGAACTTGACTCTCTTGCTATGGTAAAAATTTGGGAGAAATTTAGAGAAGTATTGCAAATCTAA
- a CDS encoding ATP-dependent DNA helicase, whose amino-acid sequence MEFVGNQRDVIEYGKGTLLVEAGPGSGKTTVIVERIKHLINEGVKPESFLVITFTNKAADNLKFKLRKELSSEDVLKMQISTIHSFCLEYLKNYCSNKEDYSSLTLIDDDTSERKSLFIQKFKGKLGFKGYSTIFDYQISDVLKKFGEYTCFNVDSQKLLSTISDSRVITQDYIDFVESMDYFLKKRIDDYDKPLKNERRRNPEEFDETRLFSKSWYNARFLKIIEAYPTYLELLDEYHYVDYDTLQKKALKELEEDPETPFKTIFVDEFQDTDPLQFRIFQELRKNCDYFTAVGDVDQHIYAFRSSFNDFFDELIRLENLKPIPLDVNFRSTENIVKLTEAFIDPQRKETAEKEMVSNGKPYNNPNFLVESANSSEEASKVYQIISTLIDNGVKESDIAVLYRKHSDKTIAELVERFNDGGIDFSIKGQSDLSDQAEVKSIMILLWYIARNTDIGHIPSKDELKELNLKAFCGEYFETSLFSLDDSTKEYLCNLQDSYYEDVIGMEEEVANKRGVIHNIKNREDQDTLYKIFENLQMPIVDIEEITNPTDKEFFRQLEIIRDEINPKENQEESDDQSEVDSSDDESKEKEEPLTILKAFYKLVALSNLYGYELSYKEIANLAILSQTLSNYELFIYETDFRGALFFLRRAIGDYDSYQKEGSGVQLMTIHAAKGLEFPVTIITSLQKEKFPPAVKDPYREKDYIFPSDTYYTPNDCLEYKTILKENQNGEWVHKTLSIDEENRLNVEEEDRVLYVAMTRAKDVLILSTIGEVPDQVNWIRNHTIPLSLEELSQVEFEEEDEKEEGYEDELEGLEEPVVLNYSKYTQYLSCPFKFDLSFNLGFRRTGSAKAANMGTVFHEIMEDLNLKLLDGKVVDGEELEEIIIKYYKPMFDIKKDDDAFEEFKNHVKEYYNNYSVNREVLESEFKFELFRDNYLLNGAIDLVYKESNGEVVILDYKYAEYDENHIGGYEKQSYIYTSALREIPEYQKYDIKKAIIHFVKSDYQHVVNIDEELMEKEKENLSVVANKIKDEEFKKEPEKIKNCEKCAYRTFCKPKEFAHELYD is encoded by the coding sequence ATGGAATTTGTTGGAAATCAGAGAGATGTAATTGAATATGGTAAGGGAACTTTATTGGTTGAGGCAGGACCTGGTTCCGGGAAGACCACTGTCATTGTTGAGAGAATCAAGCATCTAATTAATGAAGGCGTCAAGCCTGAATCTTTTTTAGTCATTACTTTTACAAATAAGGCTGCAGATAATTTAAAATTTAAATTGAGAAAAGAGCTTTCAAGTGAAGATGTTCTGAAAATGCAGATTTCCACAATTCATTCATTTTGTCTTGAGTATCTCAAGAACTATTGCAGCAATAAGGAAGACTACTCATCATTGACCTTAATTGATGATGACACTTCAGAAAGAAAGTCATTATTCATTCAAAAATTTAAGGGAAAGCTTGGTTTTAAAGGTTATTCCACTATCTTTGATTATCAGATTTCAGATGTTTTGAAAAAATTTGGCGAATATACCTGCTTTAATGTTGATAGTCAAAAATTATTAAGTACTATTTCAGATTCAAGAGTGATTACACAGGATTACATTGATTTTGTAGAATCAATGGACTATTTTTTAAAAAAGCGCATTGATGATTATGATAAACCACTTAAAAATGAAAGGAGGAGAAACCCTGAAGAATTTGATGAAACTAGATTATTCAGCAAATCTTGGTATAATGCAAGGTTCTTGAAGATCATTGAAGCATACCCTACCTACTTGGAGCTATTGGATGAGTATCATTATGTAGATTATGATACATTGCAGAAAAAAGCCTTGAAAGAACTGGAAGAAGACCCGGAAACTCCTTTCAAAACCATTTTTGTTGACGAGTTTCAAGATACTGATCCTCTCCAATTCAGGATCTTTCAGGAATTAAGGAAAAATTGCGATTACTTTACAGCAGTAGGGGATGTTGATCAGCATATCTATGCATTCAGAAGTTCTTTCAATGATTTCTTTGATGAATTAATCAGATTGGAAAATCTTAAACCTATACCTTTGGATGTCAATTTCCGTTCTACTGAGAATATTGTTAAATTAACAGAAGCATTCATAGACCCTCAAAGAAAGGAAACAGCCGAAAAAGAAATGGTAAGCAATGGAAAGCCTTATAACAATCCTAATTTTTTAGTTGAAAGTGCAAACAGTTCCGAAGAGGCTTCTAAGGTCTATCAAATCATCAGCACTTTAATTGACAATGGGGTTAAAGAATCAGATATCGCTGTTTTATATAGGAAGCATAGTGATAAAACCATTGCCGAGTTGGTTGAAAGATTCAATGATGGGGGCATCGACTTTTCAATTAAGGGTCAAAGTGACTTATCCGACCAAGCGGAGGTAAAATCCATCATGATCTTGTTGTGGTATATTGCCAGAAATACTGATATTGGGCATATTCCATCAAAGGATGAATTAAAAGAGTTAAACCTTAAGGCATTTTGTGGCGAATACTTTGAAACATCACTTTTCTCACTTGATGATTCAACTAAAGAATATCTTTGCAACTTGCAGGATTCTTATTATGAAGATGTTATTGGAATGGAAGAGGAAGTTGCAAATAAAAGAGGAGTAATTCATAATATTAAAAACAGGGAAGATCAAGACACTCTATATAAAATATTTGAAAATCTCCAAATGCCTATTGTTGACATTGAAGAAATCACTAACCCAACAGATAAGGAATTCTTCAGGCAATTGGAAATCATTAGGGATGAAATAAATCCAAAAGAGAATCAAGAAGAATCAGATGATCAAAGCGAAGTTGATTCTTCCGATGATGAAAGTAAAGAAAAGGAAGAACCGCTAACAATCTTAAAGGCATTTTATAAATTAGTCGCATTAAGCAATCTGTATGGTTATGAACTTTCCTATAAGGAAATTGCAAATCTTGCCATATTGTCTCAAACATTATCCAATTATGAGTTATTCATATATGAAACTGACTTTAGAGGAGCCCTATTCTTCTTAAGGAGAGCCATTGGAGATTATGATTCCTATCAGAAGGAAGGTAGTGGTGTTCAATTAATGACAATCCATGCAGCCAAAGGTTTGGAGTTTCCTGTAACTATCATAACTTCACTTCAAAAGGAAAAATTCCCTCCAGCCGTTAAAGATCCTTATCGTGAAAAGGACTATATCTTCCCAAGCGACACCTATTACACTCCAAATGACTGTTTGGAATATAAAACAATCTTGAAGGAAAATCAGAATGGCGAGTGGGTTCACAAAACCCTTTCAATTGATGAGGAAAATAGGTTGAATGTGGAAGAGGAAGACAGGGTTCTCTATGTTGCGATGACAAGGGCAAAAGATGTATTGATATTATCAACCATTGGTGAGGTTCCAGACCAAGTAAACTGGATTAGAAATCATACCATTCCTTTAAGTCTTGAGGAATTAAGTCAAGTAGAATTTGAAGAAGAAGATGAAAAGGAAGAGGGATATGAAGATGAGCTTGAAGGTCTTGAAGAGCCGGTTGTACTCAATTACTCAAAATACACCCAATATCTTTCCTGCCCGTTCAAATTTGATTTAAGTTTCAATTTAGGATTCAGACGTACTGGTTCAGCAAAGGCAGCAAATATGGGAACTGTTTTCCATGAGATTATGGAAGACCTTAATCTAAAGCTTTTGGATGGAAAAGTTGTTGATGGTGAGGAACTAGAGGAAATCATAATAAAATATTATAAGCCAATGTTTGACATTAAGAAAGATGATGATGCATTTGAGGAATTTAAAAATCATGTTAAAGAATATTATAATAACTACTCTGTAAATAGGGAAGTTTTAGAATCAGAATTCAAATTTGAGCTATTTAGAGATAATTACCTTCTAAATGGTGCAATTGATTTGGTTTATAAGGAATCTAATGGGGAAGTAGTGATTTTGGATTATAAATATGCGGAATATGATGAAAATCATATTGGGGGATATGAAAAGCAATCTTACATTTACACTTCAGCCCTTAGGGAAATTCCAGAGTATCAGAAGTATGATATCAAAAAGGCAATCATTCATTTTGTCAAAAGCGATTATCAGCATGTAGTCAATATTGATGAAGAGTTGATGGAAAAGGAAAAGGAGAATTTGTCTGTTGTAGCAAATAAAATTAAGGATGAGGAATTTAAAAAAGAGCCTGAAAAGATTAAAAATTGTGAAAAATGTGCATATAGGACCTTTTGCAAACCAAAAGAATTTGCTCATGAGTTGTATGATTAA
- a CDS encoding SseB family protein, producing the protein MNEIIDNYNVNDETLEIDNSELEDIMLIEPGMMTIADEEEFFRLLKEAKLFIPIQMEKEEVFDIENQSVIDVIKPIPPLGFNFISLNMNDGERALVAFTRKEIMKEIKLKKDHIVMNMRDLAKILYGFGDVFSSIIINPQTEHSIMVKASTLIDLFKEKAKNPFIGSLEQTLATLKTKSVELDNHYMFFIRSEYEFMENEAKEGIFTAKMPLRASTDPNFQSNLPILHKIMMIQGQKIYYTGKSDDTSDFNVLIAPGSQFQKFYDEDGDTSVWRCINQPFYDDDEMDDE; encoded by the coding sequence ATGAATGAGATTATAGACAACTACAACGTCAATGATGAAACTTTAGAAATAGACAACAGCGAGCTTGAAGACATAATGCTAATAGAACCTGGCATGATGACCATTGCAGATGAAGAGGAATTCTTCAGGCTATTGAAGGAAGCAAAGCTTTTCATTCCAATCCAAATGGAAAAGGAAGAGGTCTTTGACATTGAAAACCAAAGCGTCATAGATGTTATAAAGCCTATACCTCCACTTGGGTTCAATTTCATTTCCCTTAACATGAATGACGGGGAAAGGGCACTTGTGGCATTCACCAGGAAGGAGATAATGAAGGAAATCAAGCTTAAGAAGGACCACATTGTGATGAATATGAGAGACCTTGCCAAGATATTGTATGGATTCGGAGATGTCTTCTCATCAATCATCATAAACCCTCAAACCGAACATTCCATAATGGTCAAGGCTTCCACCTTAATAGACCTGTTCAAGGAAAAGGCAAAGAATCCCTTCATAGGATCTCTTGAACAGACATTGGCAACACTAAAGACCAAATCCGTCGAGCTTGACAACCATTACATGTTCTTCATCCGCTCCGAATATGAATTTATGGAAAATGAGGCCAAGGAGGGAATATTTACAGCAAAGATGCCTCTAAGGGCAAGCACCGACCCGAACTTCCAAAGCAACCTTCCAATCCTTCACAAGATAATGATGATTCAAGGCCAAAAGATATATTATACCGGAAAAAGCGATGATACAAGCGATTTCAATGTTTTGATAGCTCCTGGAAGCCAATTCCAAAAGTTCTATGATGAGGATGGAGACACTTCCGTATGGAGATGCATAAACCAGCCATTCTATGATGACGATGAGATGGATGATGAATAA
- a CDS encoding SseB family protein, which yields MTSLNNKKLKKLLKSKSRVKIKQNPDLFYREFLKSEVFVPVIAMADEDSLNDGDTLDLQIGFFDEENGDRNIYLFTDTNELEKAGYQIKSIAVNVMELSLILAQFDIDFNNIVINPYSVDSYKIDFNEFLEKNNF from the coding sequence ATGACAAGCCTGAACAATAAGAAACTTAAAAAGCTATTGAAATCCAAATCAAGAGTGAAGATAAAGCAGAATCCGGATCTGTTCTATAGGGAATTTCTGAAATCAGAAGTCTTCGTTCCAGTCATTGCAATGGCAGATGAGGATTCATTGAATGATGGAGACACTCTTGACCTGCAGATAGGCTTCTTTGATGAGGAAAACGGAGACCGCAACATTTACCTCTTTACAGATACAAACGAATTGGAAAAGGCAGGATACCAAATAAAGTCAATAGCTGTAAATGTGATGGAACTCTCACTAATACTGGCACAGTTCGACATTGATTTCAATAACATTGTCATCAATCCATACAGCGTTGACTCATATAAAATAGACTTCAATGAATTTTTAGAGAAGAACAACTTTTAG
- a CDS encoding SseB family protein — translation MSVLYNDRLESLMKIRSEMTEEENEHFLNELRKSELLVPLQIELDSLDLENINLNGLNEINKEVKFHLKSFIGPNGIKVIPIFTDEEYIHDVKLNTTVGSLFMRDLYESILPIQENFDQIIINPSAENEYKISIDDFMNLFDEEREFEDLMKEIEEEMMEEDIEEK, via the coding sequence ATGAGCGTACTTTATAATGACAGACTTGAATCATTGATGAAGATAAGGTCAGAAATGACCGAAGAGGAAAACGAGCATTTCCTGAATGAACTGAGGAAATCCGAATTATTGGTTCCCCTTCAGATAGAACTTGATTCACTGGACCTTGAAAACATTAACCTTAATGGATTGAATGAAATCAACAAGGAAGTCAAGTTTCACTTAAAGTCATTCATAGGCCCAAATGGAATCAAGGTCATCCCTATCTTTACAGATGAGGAATACATCCATGACGTCAAATTGAATACAACTGTAGGTTCCCTATTCATGAGGGACTTATATGAGTCCATTCTTCCAATACAAGAAAACTTTGACCAGATCATCATCAATCCAAGTGCAGAGAATGAATATAAGATAAGCATAGATGACTTCATGAATCTCTTTGATGAAGAGCGAGAGTTTGAAGACCTGATGAAAGAGATTGAAGAGGAAATGATGGAAGAGGATATAGAAGAAAAATAG
- the rbr gene encoding rubrerythrin, translated as MADLKGTKTEANLAAAFAGESQAHAKYQYFASKAKKEGYVQIHDIFMETSKNEKEHAKIWFKLLHDGDVPDTIANLNAAADGENEEWTAMYKEFAETAIEEGFDEIAGLFTMVGNIEKEHEERYRALLANVEGETVFKKAEEIEWKCINCGHIIKGTDAPVICPVCKHPQSYFEERALNFK; from the coding sequence ATGGCAGATTTAAAAGGTACTAAAACCGAAGCTAACTTAGCAGCAGCTTTTGCTGGTGAGTCCCAAGCTCATGCTAAATACCAATATTTCGCAAGTAAAGCTAAAAAAGAAGGATACGTACAAATCCACGATATCTTTATGGAAACTTCCAAAAACGAAAAAGAACATGCTAAAATTTGGTTCAAACTTTTACACGATGGAGATGTTCCAGACACTATTGCTAACTTAAACGCAGCAGCAGATGGTGAAAACGAAGAATGGACTGCAATGTACAAAGAATTCGCAGAAACCGCAATCGAAGAAGGTTTCGATGAAATCGCAGGTTTATTCACCATGGTAGGTAACATCGAAAAAGAACACGAAGAAAGATACAGAGCTTTACTCGCAAATGTTGAAGGCGAAACCGTCTTCAAGAAAGCAGAAGAAATTGAATGGAAATGTATCAACTGTGGTCACATAATTAAAGGAACCGATGCTCCTGTTATTTGCCCAGTATGTAAACATCCTCAATCTTACTTCGAAGAAAGAGCACTCAACTTCAAATAA
- a CDS encoding 5-formyltetrahydrofolate cyclo-ligase, which yields MSLKEEKEHIRKSIYDKLFNECQSLRPNGDYGKIPNFKGFDIAAELLASTDEWKNSKTVFCSPDSAQIPVRYIALKENKNIVMASPNLEHGYLYLEGNKLVGKEKEASTKEGAFEHCSKFFDFGGDSFDMAIDMVVEGSVGVDRLGNRIGKGKGFADREIEDLFNRNLISEETPLVTTIHPFQLVEYVPMESHDRKLNMIVTTDEIIRI from the coding sequence ATGTCCCTAAAAGAAGAAAAAGAGCATATAAGGAAATCAATTTATGATAAATTGTTTAATGAATGCCAGTCACTTAGACCTAATGGGGATTATGGTAAGATTCCTAACTTTAAAGGATTTGATATTGCAGCTGAGCTCTTGGCAAGCACTGATGAATGGAAAAATTCAAAAACTGTTTTCTGCAGCCCTGATTCCGCTCAAATTCCAGTTAGATACATTGCTTTAAAGGAAAATAAGAACATTGTCATGGCAAGCCCTAATCTTGAACATGGCTATCTGTATCTTGAAGGAAACAAATTGGTTGGAAAAGAAAAAGAGGCTTCCACTAAAGAAGGAGCTTTTGAGCACTGTTCCAAATTCTTCGATTTCGGTGGGGATTCTTTTGATATGGCTATTGATATGGTCGTTGAAGGTTCTGTTGGTGTGGACAGGCTTGGAAACCGCATTGGTAAGGGAAAGGGATTTGCAGATAGGGAAATCGAAGATCTTTTCAATAGGAATCTAATCAGTGAAGAGACTCCTTTAGTCACTACCATTCACCCATTTCAATTAGTTGAGTATGTTCCAATGGAAAGCCATGACAGGAAATTGAATATGATTGTCACAACGGATGAAATCATCAGGATTTAA
- a CDS encoding DUF655 domain-containing protein → MKNENFALVLSVKDADDKKTARVIGTDYFILMDLDLNDDVQVRVQDKIPLGKDSDFVKQERAHLSYDDLSKDQEFETEKAINSIVIANEPKYVKFFNDQSKEASKLHFLDGISRKLGSKILTEKELNGDFESFEDIDNRISFIESSKDLIVKRVLYELIELPKEKKGRPSYLFTVVKRSNKKEVPEYDEFVTDDSRFIEMIKEKGLLEKEGKRIR, encoded by the coding sequence ATGAAAAATGAAAATTTCGCTCTTGTATTAAGCGTTAAGGATGCTGATGATAAGAAGACTGCACGAGTCATTGGAACAGATTACTTCATATTGATGGATTTGGACTTGAATGATGATGTTCAAGTCAGGGTTCAGGACAAGATCCCTCTTGGAAAGGACAGTGATTTTGTCAAGCAGGAAAGAGCCCATTTAAGTTATGATGACTTAAGCAAGGACCAGGAATTTGAAACAGAGAAGGCCATCAACAGCATTGTAATTGCAAATGAGCCTAAATATGTTAAATTCTTCAATGACCAAAGCAAGGAAGCAAGCAAATTGCACTTCCTGGATGGAATCAGCAGAAAATTAGGTTCCAAGATATTGACTGAAAAGGAGCTTAACGGTGACTTTGAAAGTTTTGAAGACATTGACAATAGAATCAGTTTCATTGAAAGCTCTAAGGATTTGATTGTAAAGAGGGTTCTTTACGAATTGATTGAACTTCCTAAGGAGAAAAAGGGAAGACCTTCCTATCTCTTCACTGTAGTTAAAAGGTCCAATAAGAAGGAAGTTCCTGAATACGACGAATTCGTAACCGATGACAGTCGTTTCATTGAAATGATCAAAGAAAAAGGGCTTCTTGAAAAAGAGGGAAAACGTATAAGGTAA
- the prf1 gene encoding peptide chain release factor aRF-1, protein MSEVSSKELYEFKKSLKELAEKRGKGTELVSMYVPPTKQLSDIIKQMRDELGQSANIKSKTTRKNVQSAIEVIMQRIRMITNDNKELPNGFVLFVGMIPKGGPGTEKMETVVIEPPEEIQTYRYICDSTFYLEPLEDMIASKEVYGIAVIDRNEATIATLKGKRINVVSNLTSGVPGKHKAGGQSQRRFDRVIDQLAHEFLKRIGSHMDDEFLPIKDELKGIVLGGPGGTKEDFYNGDYMHYELKDKVITTVDTSYTGEFGIRETIDKASGALEELGVIQEKKLVQRFLAELRDDHGLYSYGEKEVRTNLEMGAVDILLLSEDLKSKRLTIDCQACGFHAEVTQKEGQKVEDLTCPQCNEKMKITNEEDLIEDLANIAEDLGSSVEIISTETEEGSQLYRAFGGIGAILRYNVR, encoded by the coding sequence ATGAGTGAGGTATCCTCAAAGGAATTATATGAATTTAAGAAATCATTAAAGGAATTGGCTGAAAAGAGGGGAAAAGGAACAGAGCTTGTTTCCATGTATGTCCCTCCAACAAAGCAATTAAGTGACATCATCAAGCAGATGAGGGATGAATTGGGACAAAGTGCCAACATCAAGAGCAAGACAACCCGTAAGAATGTCCAGTCAGCTATTGAGGTAATCATGCAAAGAATCCGTATGATTACAAATGACAATAAGGAATTGCCAAACGGTTTTGTATTGTTCGTTGGTATGATTCCTAAAGGAGGTCCCGGCACTGAGAAGATGGAAACTGTTGTAATCGAGCCACCTGAAGAGATTCAGACTTACAGATACATTTGTGACAGCACATTTTACCTTGAGCCTTTGGAAGACATGATCGCTTCAAAAGAGGTCTATGGTATTGCTGTCATTGACAGAAACGAAGCTACAATCGCTACCTTGAAAGGTAAAAGAATCAATGTGGTATCCAATTTGACCAGTGGTGTTCCTGGAAAGCATAAGGCAGGGGGACAATCCCAAAGAAGGTTTGACAGGGTCATTGACCAATTGGCTCACGAGTTTTTAAAAAGGATCGGTTCACATATGGATGATGAGTTCCTTCCAATCAAGGATGAATTGAAGGGAATCGTTTTAGGCGGACCTGGAGGTACTAAAGAGGACTTCTACAATGGAGATTATATGCATTATGAGCTTAAGGATAAGGTCATTACAACTGTAGACACTTCATATACCGGTGAGTTCGGTATTAGGGAAACCATAGACAAGGCATCTGGAGCTCTTGAGGAATTGGGAGTTATCCAAGAGAAGAAACTGGTTCAAAGGTTCCTTGCTGAGCTAAGGGATGACCATGGTCTATACTCATACGGTGAAAAGGAAGTCAGAACCAATTTGGAAATGGGTGCAGTTGATATTCTTCTGCTTTCAGAGGACTTGAAATCCAAAAGGCTGACCATTGATTGCCAGGCTTGCGGATTCCATGCTGAAGTTACCCAGAAAGAAGGCCAGAAGGTGGAAGACTTGACCTGTCCTCAATGCAATGAGAAGATGAAGATCACCAATGAGGAAGACTTGATTGAAGACTTGGCAAATATCGCTGAGGATTTAGGTTCATCTGTTGAGATCATTTCCACTGAAACCGAAGAGGGAAGCCAACTGTATAGGGCATTCGGTGGAATAGGTGCAATCTTAAGATATAATGTAAGATAA